ATGTTTTTAATCTCAATCGCTGGTATGAAACTGGACGCGCGCGAACAACTTCGGCAGCATCTCTTCGGCACATTGATGCCCACGGCCCGCGAGGTCTGGCCGGCGGATGACGCCGATCTCTATGCGCACGGGCTGGACTCGCTGCGCCTGATGCAGCTTCTGGTCTACATCGAGCAAAAACTCGGCGTGAATCTGCCGGACCACGAAGTCACGCCCGAGCGCGTCTCGTCCATTGCGTCCATCGTCGAGTGGGTCGGTCAGCATCAGCGGTGTTAGGCCGCGATCTTTACGCGGTGGGCCGCCATGTCGCAGTCCCTTTACCTATTGCTACAAGATGCGGCGGGGCGGTTCGATTCGCGGCCCGCAATGGAGTTCGGCGCCGAGCGGCGGACCTATGGCGAGATGTTGGAGGAGTGCGATCGACTGGCGGCCCTGCTGACGCGGCACGGCGCCGCGC
This portion of the Phycisphaerae bacterium genome encodes:
- a CDS encoding phosphopantetheine-binding protein, coding for MKLDAREQLRQHLFGTLMPTAREVWPADDADLYAHGLDSLRLMQLLVYIEQKLGVNLPDHEVTPERVSSIASIVEWVGQHQRC